A genomic region of Anopheles aquasalis chromosome Y, idAnoAquaMG_Q_19, whole genome shotgun sequence contains the following coding sequences:
- the LOC126579927 gene encoding neurobeachin isoform X4, protein MAELTRPPLGDIKRPEEVVKMSMTDNLKFAVLIGLIEVGQVANREVVNTVLHLLVGGEFDIELNFVVQDAQNVKHMLELLDHCPANLQAEVWSVFIAILKKSVRNLQACTEIGLIEHVLARLYQAEPIVADLLIEMLGVLASYSITVKELKLLFGAMKAVNGKWPRHSAKLLNVLKQMPHRNGPDVFFSFPGRKGSAVVLPPLAKWPYENGFTFSTWFRLDPINSVNIEREKPYLYCFKTSKGVGYTAHFVGNCLVLTSMKVKGKGFQHCVKYEFQPRKWYMIAIVYIYNRWTKSEIKCLVNGQLASSTEMAWLVSTNDPFDKCYVGATPELDEERVFCGQMAAIYLFSEALTTQQICAMHRLGPGYKSQFRFDNECYLNLPDNHKRVSDEATKSNASVAMLSLSPTSHVPLESNIHRNLVSGGSGAAGFAAAATMSAANTTAAGGASLATSATDPSGESFDFVSVLYDGKLSSAIVFMYNPVATDGQLCLQSAPKGNLSYFVHTPHSLMLQDVKAVVTHSIHCTLNSIGGIQVLFPLFSQLDMPYEGTDVRKDPTLCAKLLGFICELVESSQTVQQHMIQNRGFLVISFMLQRSSRDHLSLDVLGSFLSLTKYLVTCLSANSDLLLKQLLDHVLFNPSLWIYTPATVQARLYAYLATEFLSDTQIYSNVRRVSTVLQTVHTLKFYYWVVNPRSKSGITPKGLDGPRPAQKDILAIRAYILLFLKQLIMIGNGVKDDELQSILNYLMTMHEDENLHDVLQMLISLMSEHPSSMVPAFDVKHGVRTIFKLLAAESQLIRLQALKLLGFFLSRSTHKRKYDVMSPHNLYTLLAERLLLYEESMSLPTYNVLYEIMTEHISQQILYAKHPEPESHYRLENPMILKVVATLIRQSKQSEQLIEVKKLFLSDMTLLCNNNRENRRTVLQMSVWQEWLIAMAYIHPKSSEEQKLSDMVYSLFRMLLHHAIKYEYGGWRVWVDTLAIVHSKVSYEEFKLQFAQMYEHYEKHRTDNITDPALRQQRPISTISGWEHQGSTGSGKPPTESELVLEGHRGCAGPPHHQSVASIGTSATIATAAGCICGPETGETVMKNSTDDGFVGNSLPQDGACGKQNNLVNEQTADGKEPVTKRNTYTAEQAAGDEEVEDEEEEEEADEVPEEGKVEEVDAEENDPDQRRMLVVGDVKGAAAAASGTSDALVVQRIVDEIVDKSTANLVLAGWEERAVGAHCEKNGKQQIQAKDTPTEPTSSPVIKDEEIELAVNEVVKMSQLKPLEDESRSGHQQVSDSLSLVDAETISNSENVKDDSRRMKTTEEPLYKDENDEAKVAAFVHRYVEEMLDRVISEPEAAAEHSVEATESVTCEVQQMVQSIITDAVERAEKTNGTTTSGSVPQCQFGPESGGVVFHHGDHHEGTANSYAKISVVSEAMEGMAGNEKIVLLSEEEDERAVEEDENDEEEEDEEMEQGSEEEDEDEKDEKKQKEKKAVEQKVDEDDDDEDEEEEEEEEEEEEEEEEEEEEDEEQDEEEDEEDASKPGVLVGANEANQLSTKHETIAKAITEPSGTAEIMVTGSAPNSVPVAPEQMDTHKRSSTSAGAHPQTHASKVSTNGVNSGKLPSAPSTNSQPSLAQSMAGGGNGDGITYEGQPKRSSKQSSSSTGNRPMFSPGPTRPPFRIPEFKWSYIHQRLLSDVLFSLETDIQVWRSHSTKSVLDFVNSTENAIFVVNTVHLISQLADNLIIACGGLLPLLASATSPNSELDVLEPTQGMPLDVAVSFLQRLVNMADVLIFASSLNFSELEAEKNMSSGGILRQCLRLVCTCAVRNCLECKERTRGLYNGMALKDIPGGVHLQALIRGAQSTSSKTIIESLSGPLSPVKDPEKLLQDMDINRLRAVIYRDVEETKQAQFLSLAIVYFISVLMVSKYRDILEPPVELQIHRNSSPVVHQRATPTQETGARPLFPQWSHHVYPQFLPGSHPNHQTAVVVPGGGASGITQGAIASGTGGGVCGSSMVQHGSSSSSSPNTTIISPSQAISSPSTAPTGINGASNHTNSNQCNNNHLISNTTRAKELNCATVNGGVPLPMYYNNNNHNNTTSSGGTCMFSSEMMNCYSPGGGGPTMAVASAAAIGGHLNHLHHHQQQHLQHPHMQQYQQQQQQQQTIVNNNMLNGGATGQPVEYGAAVMSGHVRGVTTGHGGRSVHHPSQPSPTPSAVLQHNGVPSTTASQGITSSTHHSGSGVVSEKLSKGTQSMQDGEYEVIVVDESNSSVIADDSHSSGPLSIKRRSSPSTSGSGAEAQVRPLNSQQPQQHKQAMVYSNAPRNDSADTGSNLTSDGLGATITTTNPLFSSSFSAAKSVDSDGGSLNLNSTENDPQEVETSSEIMPDDHKPTNSNDESWTDVNLNDDGVGDLKPRGADVPVAVLGSGGGGGGVGAGAIGVGGNDSGIMSIQTVGGGGLRLDGSGEPPVSSGEAGKHESSDISVVRMPEGYGPSSVSSAVVVGGGGVGGSNRGRNTDELNLKTPFVGQIPLAIPSREASLTQKLEIALGPVCPLLREIMVDFAPFLSKTLVGSHGQELLMEGKGLTTFKNSHSVVELVMLLCSQEWQNSLQKHAGLAFIELINEGRLLSHAMKDHIVRVANEAEFILNRMRADDVLKHADFESQCAQTLVERREEERMCDHLITAARRRDNVIASRLLEKVRNIMGNRHGAWGDMNANYSRQIYWKLDAWEDDARRRKRLVQNPRGSSHPQATLKASLVNGLGTAASAASAAAAAAAAAGASVAATNAPEDAGGDDTTAGVAGGSNRVALGGRSSRDELYSQIAVPRSQQPDLLDDSELLIEDRELDLDLTGPVNISTKAKLIAPGLVAPGTMSITSTEMYFEVDEENGEFQSIDAEVLKYCDHLHGKWYFSEIRAIFSRRYLLQNVALEIFLASRTSILFAFPDQHTVKKVIKALPRVGVGIKYGIPQTRRASMMSPRQLMRNSNMTQKWQRREISNFEYLMFLNTIAGRTYNDLNQYPVFPWVLTNYESRELDLSQPSNYRDLSKPIGALNPSRREYFEERYETWDTPGIPPFHYGTHYSTAAFALNWLIRIEPFTSMFLALQGGKFDHPDRLFSSVALSWKNCQRDTSDVKELIPEWYFLPEMFYNASEYRLGQRDDGTVVGDVELPPWAKTPEEFVRLNRMALESEFVSCQLHQWIDLIFGYKQRGPEAMRATNVFYYLTYEGSVDLETIGDLVTREAIENQIRNFGQTPSLLLMEPHPPRSSAMHLSPMMFNTMPDDVCMSLKFHLNSPIIHISANTYPQLPMPSVVTVTAGHQFAVNRWNCQYTASIQSPSYAESAQNMNANLPLTMDPLLSQINGHNSSSNQQNRRHLGDNFSQKLQIKSNCYVTTVDSRFLIACGFWDNSFRVFSTETAKIVQIIFGHFGVVTCLSRSECNITSDCYIASGSADCTILLWHWNARTQSIVGEGEIPTPRATLTGHETAVTSVVISAELGLVVSGSISGPVLVHTTFGDLLRSLEAPKGFISPENITLSREGFIVVNYDEGSVAAYTINGKLLRYETHNDNFQCMLLSRDGEYLMTAGNKGIVEVWRTFNLAPLYAFPACNSGIRSLALTHDQKYLLAGLATGSIIVFHIDFNRWHHEYQQRY, encoded by the exons ATGGCGGAGCTCACGAGACCACCACTCGGCGACATCAAGCGGCCCGAGGAGGTGGTGAAGATGTCGATGACTGACAACCTCAAGTTCGCCGTCCTCATCGGACTGATCGAGGTGGGCCAGGTGGCAAACCGCGAAGTCGTCAACACGGTGCTGCATTTG CTGGTCGGTGGCGAGTTCGATATTGAGCTGAATTTCGTGGTACAGGATGCGCAGAACGTGAAACACATGCTCGAGCTACTCGACCACTGTCCGGCCAACTTGCAGGCCGAAGTGTGGAGCGTGTTTATCGCGATTCTTAAGAAGAGCGTACGCAACCTGCAGGCCTGCACGGAGATCGGGCTGATTGAGCACGTGCTGGCTCGCCTGTATCAGGCGGAACCCATCGTCGCAG ATCTGCTGATCGAGATGCTGGGCGTGCTAGCGAGCTACAGCATTACTGTGAAGGAGCTAAAGCTGCTTTTCGGGGCGATGAAAGCCGTGAACGGCAAATGGCCTCGCCATTCGGCCAAGCTGCTCAACGTTCTGAAGCAGATGCCGCACCGCAATGGACCAGACGTGTTTTTCAGCTTTCCCGGCCGGAAGGGTTCG GCCGTTGTACTACCACCGTTAGCGAAATGGCCTTACGAGAATGGTTTCACCTTCAGCACCTGGTTTCGGCTCGATCCGATCAATTCCGTCAATATCGAACGAGAGAAACCGTATCTGTACTG ttttaaaACGTCCAAGGGTGTCGGTTACACGGCCCACTTCGTCGGCAACTGCCTGGTGCTAACGTCAATGAAGGTGAAGGGCAAAGGTTTTCAGCACTGCGTGAAGTACGAGTTCCAGCCGCGCAAATGGTATATGATAGCGATCGTGTACATTTACAACCGGTGGACGAAGAGCGAAATCAAGTGCCTGGTAAACGGACAGTTGGCCTCCAGCACCGAGATGGCATGGCTCGTATCCACGAACGAC CCATTCGACAAGTGCTACGTTGGAGCAACGCCAGAACTAGATGAGGAGCGTGTATTCTGCGGCCAGATGGCGGCCATCTACCTGTTCTCTGAGGCGCTCACAACACAGCAAATCTGCGCGATGCATCGACTAGGCCCTGGCTACAAG TCTCAGTTCCGCTTCGATAACGAATGCTATCTGAATCTGCCGGACAATCATAAGCGGGTGAGTGACGAAGCAACGAAATCTAACGCATCCGTCGCCATGTTGTCGCTTTCGCCAACGTCCCACGTCCCGCTCGAGTCCAACATCCATAGAAATCTTGTTAGCGGGGGTTCGGGCGCAGCTGGGTTTGCAGCCGCAGCTACCATGTCCGCGGCCAATACCACCGCGGCCGGCGGCGCTTCCCTAGCTACTTCTGCCACCGACCCCAGTGGCGAATCGTTTGATTTTGTATCC GTATTGTACGATGGGAAATTGTCGAGCGCTATCGTGTTCATGTACAATCCTGTTGCAACCGACGGTCAGCTCTGCCTGCAGTCTGCCCCCAAGGGTAACCTATCTTACTTCGTCCATACACCGCACTCGTTGATGCTGCAG GATGTGAAGGCCGTAGTAACGCACTCGATACACTGCACGCTAAACTCGATCGGTGGCATCCAGGTGCTGTTCCCACTGTTCTCGCAGTTGGATATGCCATATGAAGGAACGGACGTTCGAAAGGACCCAACACTGTG tgCTAAACTGCTTGGGTTCATTTGTGAGCTCGTCGAAAGTTCGCAGACGGTGCAGCAACATATGATACAG AACCGTGGATTTCTGGTGATCTCGTTCATGCTACAACGGTCGTCCCGTGATCATCTGTCCCTGGACGTACTAGGGTCGTTCCTGAGCCTTACAAAGTATCTGGTGACGTGTTTGTCAGCCAACTCGGATCTGCTGCTGAAACAG CTACTCGACCATGTGCTGTTCAATCCGTCGCTTTGGATCTATACGCCGGCCACGGTGCAGGCTCGCCTTTACGCCTACCTGGCGACCGAGTTCCTGAGTGACACACAAATCTACAGCAACGTCCGGCGGGTAAGCACGGTGTTGCAGACCGTGCACACTCTCAAATTCTACTACTGGGTAGTGAATCCGCGCTCGAAGAGCGGTATCACACCGAAGGGATTGGATGGTCCGCGGCCAGCCCAAAAGGACATCTTGGCCATCCGAGCGTACATTCTGCTGTTCCTCAAGCAACTGATCATGATCGGTAACGGGGTGAAGGATGACGAGTTGCAGAGCATTCTCAACTACCTGATGACCATGCACGAGGACGAGAACCTGCACGacgtgctgcagatgctgatATCGTTGATGTCTGAGCACCCAAGCTCGATGGTGCCGGCGTTCGATGTGAAGCACGGCGTGCGCACAATCTTCAAGCTGCTCGCCGCCGAAAGCCAGCTGATCCGGTTGCAGGCCCTTAAGTTGCTGGGATTCTTCCTCTCGCGCAGCACGCACAA GCGAAAGTATGATGTAATGTCGCCCCATAACCTGTACACACTCCTTGCCGAGCGGCTACTGTTGTACGAGGAGTCAATGTCGCTGCCCACATACAACGTGCTTTACGAGATCATGACCGAGCACATCTCGCAACAGATTCTGTACGCTAAGCACCCGGAACCGGAGAGCCACTATCGGTTGGAAAATCCAATGATACTGAAGGTGGTTGCCACGCTGATACGACAGTCGAAACAATCggagcagctgatcgaggTCAAGAAGCTTTTCCTGTCCGACATGACGTTACTGTGTAACAATAATCGCGAAAACCGGCGCACCGTGCTGCAGATGAGCGTGTGGCAGGAGTGGCTGATCGCGATGGCCTACATCCACCCGAAGAGTTCCGAGGAGCAGAAGCTGTCGGATATGGTGTACTCGCTgttccggatgctgctgcaccatgcGATCAAGTACGAGTACGGTGGTTGGCGAGTATGGGTTGACACTCTAGCGATCGTGCACTCGAAGGTATCGTATGAGGAGTTTAAGCTACAATTTGCCCAAATGTATGAGCACTACGAGAAGCACCGTACGGACAACATCACCGATCCGGCACTACGGCAACAGCGAccgatcagcaccatcagcggctGGGAGCATCAGGGGTCCACTGGCAGTGGTAAGCCACCTACCGAGTCCGAGTTGGTGCTGGAAGGACATCGGGGCTGCGCTGGACCACCGCACCATCAGTCAGTAGCGTCTATTGGTACCagtgccaccattgccactgcCGCCGGATGCATTTGTGGACCCGAAACTGGCGAAACGGTCATGAAGAACTCTACCGACGACGGATTTGTTGGCAATTCGCTCCCTCAGGACGGTGCGTGCGGCAAGCAGAACAACCTAGTGAATGAGCAAACCGCAGACGGCAAAGAGCCAGTTACAAAACGGAATACTTACACAGCCGAACAGGCCGCTGGCgatgaggaggtggaggacgaggaagaagaagaagaagcagacgaAGTGCCAGAGGAAGGCAAAGTAGAGGAAGTAGACGCGGAGGAGAACGATCCTGACCAGCGAagaatgctggtggtgggtgatgtGAAGGGTGCCGCAGCCGCTGCTTCGGGAACATCTgatgcgctggtggtgcagcgTATCGTCGACGAAATCGTTGACAAATCAACCGCCAACTTGGTGCTGGCAGGCTGGGAAGAGCGGGCCGTGGGAGCGCATTGCGAGAAGAATGGCAAGCAACAGATCCAGGCAAAAGACACACCGACCGAACCCACATCATCGCCCGTAATCAAAGACGAAGAGATCGAGCTTGCGGTCAATGAGGTGGTGAAGATGAGCCAGCTTAAGCCTCTCGAAGACGAGAGTAGAAGTGGCCACCAACAGGTCAGCGATAGTTTGTCGCTTGTTGACGCCGAAACGATAAGCAATAGCGAGAACGTAAAGGATGATTCGCGAAGAATGAAGACAACAGAGGAGCCGCTGTACAAAGATGAGAACGATGAGGCGAAAGTAGCGGCATTCGTACATCGATATGTCGAGGAGATGCTGGACCGTGTGATTTCCGAGCCGGAAGCTGCAGCCGAGCACAGCGTAGAAGCGACGGAATCGGTTACTTGCGAGGTACAGCAGATGGTCCAATCGATTATCACCGATGCCGTGGAACGAGCGGAGAAAACGAATGGTACTACCACGAGTGGAAGCGTACCGCAATGCCAGTTTGGTCCAGAGAGTGGCGGGGTGGTGTTCCATCACGGCGACCACCACGAGGGAACGGCCAACAGCTACGCCAAGATTAGTGTGGTTTCCGAAGCAATGGAAGGGATGGCGGGTAACGAGAAGATCGTTTTGctcagcgaagaagaagatgagcgGGCCGTGGAGGAAGACGAAAatgacgaggaagaagaggacgaggagatgGAGCAGGGGTCtgaggaagaagacgaagatgaGAAGGatgagaagaagcaaaaggagaagaaggcggTGGAGCAGAAggtggacgaggacgatgatgacgaggatgaagaggaggaagaagaagaggaagaggaagaggaagaagaagaggaggaggaagaagaggacgaggaacaggatgaagaggaagatgaagaggatGCAAGCAAACCAGGAGTGCTTGTGggagcaaacgaagcaaaccaGCTGTcgacgaaacacgaaacgattGCAAAGGCCATTACGGAGCCATCGGGAACGGCTGAGATTATGGTAACCGGAAGTGCGCCGAACAGTGTGCCAGTAGCGCCAGAACAGATGGACACACACAAGCGTTCCTCAACCAGTGCAGGTGCGCATCCTCAAACGCACGCCTCCAAGGTGTCGACGAATGGTGTCAACTCTGGGAAGTTGCCATCGGCCCCATCGACCAACAGCCAGCCGTCACTTGCACAATCCATGGCTGGGGGAGGCAACGGTGACGGCATCACCTACGAGGGTCAACCCAAGCGCTCGTCGAAGCAATCCAGTTCCTCTACGGGCAACCGGCCAATGTTCTCACCCGGTCCAACACGCCCACCATTCCGCATACCTGAGTTCAAATGGTCCTACATCCACCAGCGGTTGCTATCCGATGTCCTGTTCTCGCTGGAAACGGACATCCAGGTGTGGCGGAGCCATTCTACCAAAAGTGTGCTGGATTTCGTCAATTCCACTGAGAATGCGATCTTCGTCGTGAACACGGTCCATCTGATCTCGCAGCTGGCGGACAATTTGATAATCGCGTGCGGCgggctgctgccactgctggccaGCGCCACTTCCCCCAACTCGGAGCTGGACGTTCTCGAACCGACGCAAGGGATGCCGCTAGACGTGGCCGTCTCTTTTCTGCAGCGGCTGGTGAACATGGCAGACGTGCTGATCTTTGCCAGCTCGCTCAACTTCAGCGAGCTAGAGGCGGAAAAGAATATGTCGTCCGGTGGCATCCTGCGCCAGTGTCTGCGGCTGGTGTGCACTTGCGCCGTCCGCAACTGCCTCGAGTGCAAGGAGCGCACGCGCGGTTTATACAACGGGATGGCACTGAAGGATATACCGGGCGGTGTGCATCTACAGGCCCTGATCCGGGGTGCCCAATCGACGTCGTCGAAAACGATTATCGAGTCGCTTTCCGGGCCGCTGAGTCCAGTGAAGGATCCGGAAAAGTTATTGCAGGACATGGACATCAATCGGCTGCGGGCGGTCATCTATCGCGATGTG GAGGAAACCAAGCAAGCCCAGTTTCTGTCACTCGCCATCGTCTACTTCATCTCGGTGCTCATGGTGTCTAAGTATCGCGACATTCTCGAGCCACCAGTGGAGCTGCAGATCCACCGGAATTCGTCGCCCGTGGTCCATCAACGCGCTACACCCACGCAAG AGACCGGCGCTCGGCCGCTCTTCCCACAGTGGTCGCACCACGTTTACCCCCAGTTTTTACCCGGTTCGCATCCCAACCACCAAACAGCAGTAGTGGTTCCTGGTGGAGGGGCCAGTGGAATCACCCAAGGAGCCATCGCtagtggtaccggtggtggtgtctgtgGGAGCAGCATGGTGCAgcatggtagcagcagcagcagcagccccaatACAACTATCATTTCGCCCTCGCAAGCCATCTCGTCTCCATCGACCGCTCCGACCGGCATTAATGGCGCCAGTAACCACACTAATAGCAACCAGTGCAACAACAATCATCTGATCAGCAACACCACGCGAGCTAAGGAGCTCAACTGCGCGacggtgaatggtggtgtgcCGTTGCCAATGTAttacaataacaataatcacAACAACACTACTAGCAGTGGTGGTACCTGCATGTTCTCGAGCGAAATGATGAACTGCTACTCACCCGGCGGTGGTGGGCCAACGATGGCAGTAGCATCGGCGGCAGCCATCGGAGGCCACCTTAATcatctgcaccaccaccaacagcaacacctgCAGCATCCACATATGCAACagtaccaacagcagcagcagcagcagcagaccatcGTGAACAACAACATGCTGAACGGCGGGGCAACGGGGCAGCCGGTCGAATATGGAGCGGCTGTAATGAGTGGTCATGTGCGGGGCGTGACCACCGGCCACGGTGGTCGCTCGGTTCACCACCCGTCACagccatcaccaacaccgtCAGCGGTGCTTCAACATAACGGTGTCCCCAGCACAACTGCCAGCCAGGGcattaccagcagcacccaccattccggttccggtgtcgtCAGTGAAAAGCTGTCCAAAG GAACCCAATCGATGCAGGATGGCGAGTACGAAGTGATCGTTGTCGACGAGAGCAACTCCTCCGTAATTGCCGACGATTCTCATTCGAGCGGTCCACTCTCGATCAAG CGGAGATCATCGCCGAGCACGTCTGGTAGCGGTGCCGAAGCACAGGTCCGTCCTTTGAATTCtcagcaaccgcaacagcatAAACAGGCGATGGTATATTCCAACGCGCCGCGCAATGACAGCGCCGACACAGGCAGCAACTTAACCAGCGACGGGCTAGGagcaaccatcaccactaccaacCCCTTATTCTCTTCGTCCTTCTCCGCGGCGAAG AGTGTGGACTCAGATGGTGGCTCCCTGAACCTGAACTCAACCGAAAACGATCCACAGGAGGTGGAAACGTCTAGTGAAATCATGCCGGAcgaccacaaaccaaccaactcgaACGACGAGAGCTGGACCGATGTCAACTTGAACGATGACGGAGTTGGCGATTTGAAGCCACGTGGCGCCGATGTACCCGTTGCCGTGctcggcagtggcggcggcggcggtggtgtagGAGCTGGTGCAATCGGCGTCGGCGGCAACGATTCTGGCATAATGTCAATTCAAACGGTGGGAGGAGGTGGATTGCGCCTAGACGGAAGCGGCGAGCCACCGGTCAGTTCTGGTGAAGCTGGAAAGCACGAGTCGTCCGACATTTCGGTCGTACGGATGCCGGAGGGATACGGACCGTCGTCAGTGTCgtccgcggtggtggttggcggcggtggcgtcggtggtaGCAATCGTGGCCGCAACACCGACGAGCTCAACCTGAAGACTCCGTTCGTCGGCCAGATTCCGCTGGCGATACCGTCGCGGGAGGCCAGCCTGACACAGAAGCTCGAGATCGCCCTCGGACCCGTGTGCCCGCTGTTGCGCGAGATTATGGTGGATTTTGCGCCATTCCTTTCGAAGACGCTGGTCGGCTCGCATGGCCAAGAGCTGCTGATGGAGGGCAAGGGTCTGACGACGTTCAAGAACAGTCACTCGGTGGTTgagctggtgatgctgctgtgctcgCAGGAGTGGCAGAACAGCCTGCAGAAACACGCCGGTCTCGCCTTTATCGAGCTGATCAACGAGGGTCGGTTACTGTCGCACGCGATGAAGGACCACATTGTGCGAGTCGCCAACGAGGCCGAGTTCATTCTCAACCGGATGCGGGCAGACGATGTGCTGAAGCACGCCGACTTTGAATCACAGTGCGCCCAGACGCTGGTTGAGCGGCGTGAGGAGGAACGCATGTGCGACCATCTCATCACGGCTGCCCGCCGCCGCGACAACGTCATAGCGAGCCGGCTGCTGGAGAAGGTGCGGAACATCATGGGTAACCGGCATGGGGCGTGGGGCGACATGAACGCCAACTACTCGCGTCAGATTTACTGGAAGCTAGATGCGTGGGAAGACGATGCACGGCGCCGGAAGCGTCTGGTGCAGAATCCGCGCGGCTCGAGTCACCCGCAGGCCACACTGAAGGCGTCGCTCGTCAATGGCTtaggaacagcagcatcagcggcatcggcagcagcagcagcagcagcagcagcaggtgcctCAGTTGCAGCCACCAACGCCCCCGAggatgctggtggcgatgaCACCACCGCAGGTGTTGCCGGTGGCAGCAACCGTGTGGCACTGGGGGGCAGGTCGAGCCGGGACGAGCTTTACTCGCAGATAGCGGTGCCGCGTTCGCAACAGCCCGATCTGCTGGACGATTCGGAGCTGCTGATAGAGGACCGCGAGCTCGACCTCGACCTGACCGGCCCGGTCAACATAAGCACAAAGGCGAAGCTGATCGCCCCTGGGTTAGTTGCGCCTGGCACGATGTCAATTACTTCCACCGAGATGTACTTCGAGGTGGACGAAGAGAATGGCGAGTTCCAGTCAATCGATGCGGAGGTGCTGAAGTACTGTGACCACCTACACGGCAAGTGGTACTTTTCGGAGATACGCGCTATCTTCTCCCGCCGCTATTTGCTGCAGAACGTGGCCCTCGAAATCTTCCTCGCCAGCCGCACCTCGATCCTGTTCGCTTTTCCCGACCAGCACACGGTGAAGAAAGTGATCAAGGCGTTACctcgcgtcggtgtcggtatCAAGTACGGCATACCGCAAACGCGCCGCGCCTCGATGATGTCGCCACGCCAGCTGATGCGCAACTCGAACATGACACAGAAGTGGCAGCGGCGCGAAATCTCCAACTTCGAGTATCTGATGTTCCTGAACACGATCGCTGGCCGGACGTACAACGACCTCAACCAGTACCCGGTGTTTCCGTGGGTGTTGACGAACTACGAGTCGCGCGAGCTCGACCTCAGCCAGCCGTCCAACTATCGCGATCTGTCGAAGCCAATCGGTGCGCTCAACCCGAGCCGGCGCGAATATTTCGAGGAGCGCTACGAAACGTGGGACACACCCGGCATACCGCCGTTTCACTACGGTACGCACTACTCGACCGCCGCCTTTGCGCTCAACTGGCTGATCCGGATCGAACCGTTCACCAGCATGTTCTTGGCGCTGCAGGGTGGCAAGTTCGACCATCCGGATCGCCTGTTCTCTTCCGTGGCACTGTCGTGGAAGAACTGCCAGCGGGACACATCGGACGTTAAAGAGCTGATACCGGAATGGTACTTCCTGCCCGAAATGTTTTACAACGCGTCCGAGTACCGACTCGGCCAACGGGACGACGGTACCGTGGTAGGTGATGTCGAGCTGCCACCGTGGGCCAAAACACCCGAAGAGTTCGTGCGGTTGAACCGTATGGCGCTGGAATCGGAGTTCGTCTCCTGTCAGCTGCATCAGTGGATCGATCTGATCTTCGGTTACAAGCAGCGTGGCCCGGAAGCGATGCGGGCCACCAACGTGTTCTACTACCTAACATACGAGGGCAGTGTCGATCTGGAGACTATTGGTGATCTGGTGACGCGCGAGGCGATCGAGAACCAGATTCGAAACTTTGGCCAAACGCCtagcctgctgctgatggagccGCATCCGCCGCGCTCGTCCGCGATGCACCTGTCGCCGATGATGTTCAACACGATGCCTGACGACGTGTGTATGTCGCTGAAATTCCACCTAAATTCGCCAATCATACACATCTCGGCGAACACGTATCCGCAGCTGCCGATGCCGTCGGTGGTAACCGTCACAGCTGGCCATCAGTTTGCGGTCAATCGGTGGAACTGCCAGTACACGGCGAGCATACAGAGCCCTAGTTATGCTGAATCGGCGCAGAACATGAATGCAAACTTGCCGCTCACGATGGATCCGTTGCTAT CTCAAATCAATGGCCACAATAGTAGCAGCAATCAGCAGAATCGACGACACCTGGGCGACAACTTTAGTCAGAAGCTGCAGATCAAGTCGAACTGCTACGTGACCACGGTCGACAGCCGCTTCCTGATTGCGTGTGGCTTTTGGGATAACAGTTTTCGGGTGTTTTCAACGGAAACAGCTAAAATCGTGCAGATAATTTTCGGTCATTTCGGCGTGGTTACGTGTCTGTCTCGCTCGGAGTGCAACATTACCTCCGATTGCTACATCGCGTCCGGTTCAGCCGACTGCACCATCTTGCTCTGGCACTGGAACGCCCGCACACAGTCAATCGTCGGTGAGGGCGAG ATACCTACCCCGCGCGCCACACTGACGGGACACGAGACAGCAGTAACCTCGGTAGTCATCAGTGCTGAGCTGGGACTGGTGGTATCGGGCTCAATCA GCGGCCCAGTACTGGTGCACACGACGTTTGGTGATCTGCTGCGTTCCCTTGAAGCGCCGAAGGGCTTTATCTCACCAGAAAACATAACCTTGTCGCGCGAAGGCTTCATAGTAGTAAACTATGACGAGGGTAGCGTGGCTGCTTACACCATCAATGGAAAGCTGCTGCGGTATGAAACGCACAACGACAACTTCCAG TGTATGCTGCTGTCGCGCGATGGTGAGTATTTGATGACCGCCGGCAACAAGGGCATTGTGGAGGTATGGCGCACGTTCAATTTGGCGCCCCTGTACGCCTTCCCTGCGTGCAACAGCGGCATCCGCTCGCTAGCCCTCACCCACGATCAAAA GTACCTCCTGGCCGGGTTAGCGACAGGTTCGATCATCGTATTCCATATCGATTTCAACCGCTGGCACCACGAGTATCAGCAGCGCTACTGA